From Hermetia illucens chromosome 6, iHerIll2.2.curated.20191125, whole genome shotgun sequence, one genomic window encodes:
- the LOC119660178 gene encoding uncharacterized protein LOC119660178: MERFYFILYGAVLLLPIVIPENPEPDETTYATLRSVSSESVEAEDRVEGRSLIGAIETVKKVGNVLQRVGSKIPSGGFLSSQIPSSQEFGRPKMRAIQIIHNIKKDVEDFAKNKS, from the exons ATGGagagattttattttattctctaTGGCGCAGTTCTACTGTTACCAATTGTAATACCG GAAAATCCTGAACCGGATGAGACAACCTATGCAACTTTACGATCTGTTTCGTCGGAATCCGTGGAAGCGGAGGATCGTGTTGAAGGAAGGTCACTCATTGGAGCAATAGAAACGGTGAAGAAGGTGGGAAATGTATTACAGCGAGTAGGCTCGAAAATCCCATCAGGTGGTTTTCTGAGTTCTCAAATTCCGTCTTCTCAAGAATTTGGTCGTCCCAAGATGCGGGCAATCCAAATAATCCATAATATTAAGAAAGACGTGGAAGATTTTGCGAAGAATAAAAGTTGA